One genomic window of Senegalia massiliensis includes the following:
- a CDS encoding class I SAM-dependent methyltransferase produces MDTTQQNSNAWDKKVEEGSRYTKSVSREIIEKSKSGEWEITVTTEKSVPRKWFPKSLDGLKILCLASGGGQQGPVLAATGADVTVTDISKKQLE; encoded by the coding sequence ATGGATACGACACAACAGAACAGTAATGCTTGGGATAAAAAGGTAGAGGAAGGCTCTAGATACACTAAATCTGTAAGTCGTGAAATAATAGAAAAAAGTAAGTCAGGTGAATGGGAAATCACAGTTACCACAGAAAAATCAGTTCCTAGAAAATGGTTTCCAAAATCATTAGACGGGTTAAAGATACTTTGTTTAGCATCAGGTGGAGGGCAACAAGGCCCCGTTTTAGCTGCCACTGGAGCAGATGTAACAGTTACTGATATATCTAAAAAGCAACTAGAATAA
- a CDS encoding D-serine ammonia-lyase: protein MDIIDRLKSLNEIIWYNPNYIAYPNMNDFSINIEDVKKAESRLLRFTPYIEKVFPETKDGIIESPINRIYKMKNKIENIFDTKIYGNLLLKRDDLLPIAGSIKARGGIYEVLKYAEELLLKQGLLNINDDYRILTEEKFKNFFSQYTIQVGSTGNLGLSIGIISAKIGFKVIVHMSYDAKKWKKDLLRSKGVKVVEYEDDYSIAVKEGRYLSDRDPKSYFIDDENSKNLFLGYTVGGMRVKKQLDNMGILVDEDNPLFVYLPCGVGGGPGGVAYGLKLVYGDNVKCFFAEPTHSPAMLLGLATGKYDKISVKDIGLDNKTEADGLAVGRPSPIASEIMDKLLTGAFTIEDKKLHIFLKALYKSENIFLEPSALAGFLGPIFTSSKYKEENITHLCWGTGGSLVPKEVREEFLMI from the coding sequence ATGGATATTATTGATAGATTAAAATCATTAAATGAAATAATTTGGTATAATCCCAATTATATAGCTTACCCGAATATGAATGATTTTTCTATTAATATAGAAGATGTAAAGAAAGCAGAGTCAAGGCTTTTGAGGTTTACACCTTATATTGAAAAAGTTTTTCCAGAGACTAAAGATGGAATTATAGAATCTCCTATAAATAGAATATATAAAATGAAAAATAAAATAGAGAATATTTTTGATACTAAAATATATGGAAATCTTCTTTTGAAAAGAGATGATCTGCTTCCTATAGCTGGTTCAATAAAGGCTCGAGGAGGAATATATGAAGTTTTAAAATATGCAGAAGAACTTTTGCTAAAACAAGGATTACTTAACATAAATGATGATTATAGAATATTAACAGAAGAAAAGTTTAAGAATTTCTTTTCACAATATACTATACAAGTAGGAAGTACAGGCAATCTTGGACTTAGTATAGGAATTATAAGTGCTAAGATTGGATTTAAGGTGATAGTACATATGTCATATGATGCTAAGAAATGGAAAAAAGATTTGCTTAGATCTAAAGGTGTTAAAGTAGTAGAGTATGAAGATGATTATTCTATAGCTGTTAAAGAAGGAAGATATTTATCTGATAGAGATCCTAAGAGTTATTTTATAGATGATGAAAATTCAAAAAATCTATTTTTAGGATATACAGTTGGTGGTATGAGAGTTAAAAAACAATTAGATAATATGGGAATTCTAGTAGATGAAGACAATCCTTTATTCGTATATTTACCTTGTGGAGTAGGAGGTGGTCCTGGAGGGGTTGCTTATGGACTTAAACTTGTGTATGGAGATAATGTAAAATGTTTTTTTGCAGAACCAACTCATTCTCCTGCAATGTTATTAGGGCTTGCAACAGGAAAATATGATAAAATTTCTGTCAAAGATATTGGATTAGATAATAAAACTGAAGCTGATGGATTGGCAGTTGGTAGACCGTCCCCTATTGCAAGTGAGATCATGGATAAACTTCTTACCGGAGCATTTACTATAGAAGATAAAAAGTTACATATCTTTTTAAAAGCATTATATAAATCAGAAAATATATTTTTAGAGCCTTCAGCATTAGCTGGATTTCTAGGCCCAATATTCACATCTTCTAAATATAAAGAAGAAAATATTACACATTTATGCTGGGGTACAGGAGGAAGCTTAGTTCCAAAAGAAGTGAGAGAAGAATTTTTGATGATATAA